From Pseudomonadota bacterium, a single genomic window includes:
- a CDS encoding serine acetyltransferase, with amino-acid sequence MSGLGPKCKTDSLAPPGFAPSGGRSASSEPSRHMAAVVDALCAPGLCGSSRGPHGGPLPSRDVVVAMVEDLRSVLFPGYFGVSEASAESVRFHVGAALDHVIRALTEQIRRGLCFTCLAAPGAACAECEDKARRIALDFLDRLPEVQRLLATDVTAAYQGDPAASTSDEAIFCYPGVLAITSYRMAHELYGLGVPLIPRIITEHAHSLTGIDIHPGAAIGPAFFIDHGTGVVIGETTIIGERVRLYQGVTLGAKSLPLDEHGNPVKGIARHPIVEDDVVIYSGATILGRVTIGRGAVIGGNVWLTWSVEPGERVTQASATRERFAGGEGI; translated from the coding sequence TCGCGCCCCCGGGCTTCGCGCCGAGCGGCGGGCGCTCCGCCTCGTCCGAACCGTCGCGGCACATGGCGGCGGTCGTCGACGCGCTCTGCGCGCCCGGCCTCTGCGGGAGCTCGCGCGGCCCGCACGGCGGCCCCCTGCCGTCGCGCGACGTCGTCGTCGCGATGGTCGAGGATCTGCGCTCGGTGCTCTTCCCCGGCTACTTCGGCGTCTCGGAGGCGTCGGCCGAGAGCGTGCGCTTCCACGTCGGGGCCGCCCTGGACCACGTGATCCGCGCGCTCACCGAGCAGATCCGCCGCGGCCTCTGCTTCACGTGCCTCGCCGCGCCGGGCGCCGCCTGCGCCGAGTGCGAGGACAAGGCGCGCCGCATCGCGCTCGACTTCCTCGACAGGCTGCCGGAGGTGCAGCGCCTGCTCGCCACGGACGTGACCGCGGCGTACCAGGGCGACCCGGCGGCCTCGACCTCCGACGAGGCGATCTTCTGCTACCCGGGCGTCCTCGCGATCACGAGCTACCGCATGGCGCACGAGCTGTACGGCCTCGGCGTGCCGCTCATCCCGCGGATTATCACCGAGCACGCCCACAGCCTCACCGGGATCGACATCCACCCCGGCGCCGCCATCGGCCCGGCGTTCTTCATCGATCACGGCACCGGCGTCGTCATCGGCGAGACGACGATCATCGGCGAGCGCGTGCGCCTCTACCAGGGCGTCACGCTCGGCGCGAAGAGCCTGCCGCTCGACGAGCACGGCAACCCGGTCAAGGGGATCGCCCGCCACCCGATCGTGGAGGACGACGTCGTGATCTACTCGGGCGCGACGATCCTCGGCCGCGTGACGATCGGCCGCGGCGCGGTGATAGGCGGCAACGTGTGGCTGACCTGGAGCGTCGAGCCGGGCGAGCGGGTCACCCAGGCGTCGGCGACGCGCGAGCGCTTCGCCGGCGGCGAGGGGATATGA